One window from the genome of Salvia splendens isolate huo1 chromosome 9, SspV2, whole genome shotgun sequence encodes:
- the LOC121747152 gene encoding acyl carrier protein 1, chloroplastic-like isoform X2, with the protein MASVSANFVCSRTSVRLPNQMITSKSLRLATVGWGRTPGFPRLSSSRFQISCAAKKETVDKVCEIVRKQLALPADKEITPQTTFTDLGADSLDTVEIVMGLEEEFDITVQEDNQDNISCIQEAADLIEQLVANKS; encoded by the exons ATGGCCTCTGTTTCTGCCAATTTTGTTTGCTCAAGAACTTCAGTTCGATTGCCCAACCAG ATGATAACGAGCAAGAGTTTAAGGCTGGCGACAGTTGGTTGGGGGAGGACACCTGGTTTCCCTCGTCTCTCTTCTTCCCGCTTCCAAATCTCTTGTGCT gCAAAGAAAGAAACAGTGGACAAGGTGTGTGAGATAGTGAGGAAGCAGCTTGCATTGCCTGCTGACAAGGAAATCACCCCTCAGACTACTTTCACGGATCTTGGAGCCGACTCCCTCGACACT gttgaaatAGTAATGGGGCTGGAAGAAGAGTTTGACATTACAGTGCAAGAGGATAACCAAGACAACATAAGCTGCATCCAAGAAGCTGCTGATCTCATTGAACAGCTTGTTGCCAACAAATCTTGA
- the LOC121747152 gene encoding acyl carrier protein 1, chloroplastic-like isoform X1 codes for MASVSANFVCSRTSVRLPNQLWQMITSKSLRLATVGWGRTPGFPRLSSSRFQISCAAKKETVDKVCEIVRKQLALPADKEITPQTTFTDLGADSLDTVEIVMGLEEEFDITVQEDNQDNISCIQEAADLIEQLVANKS; via the exons ATGGCCTCTGTTTCTGCCAATTTTGTTTGCTCAAGAACTTCAGTTCGATTGCCCAACCAG TTGTGGCAGATGATAACGAGCAAGAGTTTAAGGCTGGCGACAGTTGGTTGGGGGAGGACACCTGGTTTCCCTCGTCTCTCTTCTTCCCGCTTCCAAATCTCTTGTGCT gCAAAGAAAGAAACAGTGGACAAGGTGTGTGAGATAGTGAGGAAGCAGCTTGCATTGCCTGCTGACAAGGAAATCACCCCTCAGACTACTTTCACGGATCTTGGAGCCGACTCCCTCGACACT gttgaaatAGTAATGGGGCTGGAAGAAGAGTTTGACATTACAGTGCAAGAGGATAACCAAGACAACATAAGCTGCATCCAAGAAGCTGCTGATCTCATTGAACAGCTTGTTGCCAACAAATCTTGA